AGTGGGAATGTGGGGCTCCACGCTTTGGCCATCCACTGCCCACGCTTCTTGCGGCGCGGTCACTTGCTTTGTCGTCATCGGCTCGCAACAGCAGGTCTCGCCTGCGGGGATACTCACCACGAACCTCATGTACAACTACACGCCTTCCTCTCCCGGACCGGAGGGGGCGAACACGATCCCCTTTGCGAACCAGCAAACCAAACAACTCATTTTAGGCAATACCCAGGTCGACAAACTGGAAACGCTCGTACAAACGGCGGCGCTGAATCTGAACTATGGCCTTACGGAACGATTTGGACTCGAAGTGATGCTGCCGTATAAGTGGGTGCAGTCCATCGGCCAGTTTGGACCGGGCACGGTCTCGAACTATGACAACAACGGACTGGGCGATGTGATGGCGAGGCTGAAATACAACATGCTCCCAACCCTACGGAGCATGTTCGTGCTGGATATGGCCGTCTATTTTCCGACGGGCACATATCAGCAGACGGGACCGAACGGTCAATATGCGGAATCCACGCTCCAGCTCGGCCGGGGCGCGTTCGGTTTCCAGCCGGGCTTCTACCAGACCTACGAAATTCTCCCCCATCGGCTGAATCAGTTTTCACAGGGGACCTGGCGCTATAGCCTCCGCAATTCTGACGGCTATCAGTTCGGACAGGAATTCTCG
This region of Nitrospira sp. genomic DNA includes:
- a CDS encoding transporter encodes the protein MLRKLLFSVIALVGAVGMWGSTLWPSTAHASCGAVTCFVVIGSQQQVSPAGILTTNLMYNYTPSSPGPEGANTIPFANQQTKQLILGNTQVDKLETLVQTAALNLNYGLTERFGLEVMLPYKWVQSIGQFGPGTVSNYDNNGLGDVMARLKYNMLPTLRSMFVLDMAVYFPTGTYQQTGPNGQYAESTLQLGRGAFGFQPGFYQTYEILPHRLNQFSQGTWRYSLRNSDGYQFGQEFSFNAGFNIVTVPWLVLTEQINFRYKTQDSMDAALYQFVGPPIDRALPVDLTVTSRSVPTTNFTFVGFSTGLLVNLWDYAQAYFIAQIPIYRDFNGNLQQDTSFVAGVTRSFQVLGGS